The Deltaproteobacteria bacterium sequence AACAGCTACCACATGATTCCATTGACTGAGCGGTACGGATGCCGATGGGCTAATAACTCCTAGTTCTGAAGTATCACGATAGCGTCGAGCGTACAGGTATTCGTTGTCGCTGTCTCTAAATATACTAAATTGGTTTTGACCATAATCATAAGTGCCTGATGGAGTTTTATTAATGAATCTTTGTTTTACACCTGTTCCTAAACCATCTGTAATCATCCACCCCGAAAAAGTATAGATGCTTAAATTATCGAGGCTAGGGTTGCTACCAACATTTATCAAATCATTAGTGCCATCAAAAGCTACACCATAGCCAACTTTAGCATTATCGACTCGTTTTTCTGAAATTGCATTTTCCATTGTACCATTGTTGTGATTTGCAGTTGAGTCTAAAATAGAAGCAGTACCAGTATTGGTATTGTTTGCCAAATGCCAGACGCCCATATAGTTAATATCCCAAACACCTGTTGGATTTTGTTGTGATGATGCATTGCTATTGCCATAGTACATAGAAATTATGGTATTGCCACTTCCACTTAGGGTTGGTATTTTTACCCATGCAATTAATTGACCACTACTTTTATCCCATCTTTCGATTTCCCAGTTAAGCGTCGTTTTGCCGTCGACTGTTGTAAATACAATATCATTACCACGACTAGTGGCTTTATTTGCTAAATCTATATCTGTTGTTGCAATAAGCACAGGGAAATTAGAAAGGTTAGTATTTTGCGCTGCGCGATTTAAGGTAATATTTTTAAGATATTGCCAATTTGTATCATACCAAGTCGCGAGATCGCATATACCATTGTCGTTGCTATCTTGCCCGTCATTGTATGGGTCAGGAGGATTACGCACTTTTGAGCAGTCATCGCAGGTATCTTTATCTACATCTCGACAACGGGTTGGGTCATTTGGATATGGGTCATCTATATCATCAACACCATCATTGTCTGTATCAGTTGGAGTAACTACACCTCCACCGCAATCTTGTCCATCGCTACCATCTTTAAAAGGGTCCCATTTACCAGAGTTACAATCATCACATGTATCACTATCAAGATTTGTGCATCTGCGAGAGTCATTATCATTACTATCGGTGGTCGCAATCACACAGCTACTATTGCCACATGTGCCATCACCCACACCATCACCATCATTATCTATACATGTGGGAACACTACAGTCTATTTTGGTAATATGAGTAATAGATGAACAATCAAGATTTACTTCTGGATTAGAATCATCACAATCAGCGCCTAAACATTGTAATCCTTGACCATAATGATCATCATCATGATCTATACAGCTGACACATACAGAGTTATCTAAATCGCAAACATAGCCAGCAAGACAATCGGTATCAGCAGTACAAGACCAACCATTATATTGTCGCTTGATTTCAACACAGCTGTTAACAAATATTAACGCTATTATCCAAAACCAAGCAAACACAAACTTCATAATTCTCATCGTCCTGCAGATGACGTAACTAAGCAATTTAGCTGGCTTAGGTTATACGCCGCCTACAACGTAATACTTCATCCCCCTTATATTATATTAACAGTAAATGTGGTGATTTACAGGTAAAAAGATTCATTAACAAATCATTATAACCAATTGATTAAATTTGTTTTTTTAAAAGCTATAAAAAAAAGGATCCTGGAGCTGTATTGGTCTTATGGGTGCAACGTTTGTGTGTTGTTATCTTACTTTTGTTTGCATTAGCAGTGTTGGTAAGTGTTGATACTACATTTTTAATTTTGCTATCATTTACTTTTTTCTTTTTATTGATACTCCCCAAATACTCCAATACTCGTTGTCAAAAGCGTACAGTATTATTTTGCTCTAGAAAGATGGCTAAATTTAGGCTAGTGCAAAAGGCGCCATGCTTGTTCACCTTAAAATTCGTGATTTAGCAATCATTGATACTATTGAAATTGATTTTCCGCCCGGTTTTACTGTTATCACTGGTGAGACTGGGGCTGGTAAATCAATAATTATTGATGCCCTAATTGTCGTTTTAGGTGGTCGTGTATCTAGTGATCTTATACGGTCTGGTGCAAAGGAAGCTGAAGTCGAAGCAATCTTCGATATTAGTAAGCAGCCGCTTATACGTGCTCGTTTAGAGCAACGAGATCTTATTGGTGATGATCCCGACTCGCTATTAATTAGAAGAGTCGTTAGTAGTAAAGGTAAATCAAAAGTATTGATTAACAGCTATTTATCTACAGTCGCTACACTTAGTGAAATAGTACGCGGCTTAGTTGATATGAGCGGTCAGCATGAACAATTAAGTTTGTTAGACACTGAAAGGCATCTTGAAATTCTCGATGCGTTTGGGGAGCTTGACGAGATTAAAGCAAACTATAGCAAAGCATATAACTATTTGCTTAATATTAATAAAGAATTAGATAATCTTACTAAAAGCAGTGAAGAAAATCTAAAGCGTGCGGATTTTTTACGTTTTCAAATTGAGGAAATCGAACGCTTAAATCCTAAACCTGGTGAAGATAGTGAAATAGATGTCGAACGTCGACGTTTATCAAATGCAGAAAAATTGCATAATGGTGCTATGGCGGCGGAGAGTCTCCTATATGGTGAGGATGGTTCTGCTTTTGATAAATTAGGCAAAGCTACTGCTGAAGTAGAATCATTAGCCCGTATTGATGACGAGCTTACTTCTATGCTTGAGCCGCTATTTGCCGCTAAACGTAATATTGAAGAAGTGACTAGATTATTACAGCGTTATGGTGATCGCATTGAAGCTGATCCAACAAGATTAGAATGGCTTGAAGATCGTGCTAATTCTTTAACGCACCTTATGCGCAAACATGGTGGCTCTTTAGAAGAAGTTTTAAATCGTCGCGATGCGATGGAAAATGAGCTTACTAATCTTGATAATGCCGAAGATAGAATTTCTACATTAGAAGCCGAAGAGCTGCTTGCCAAGCAGCAGCTTGAAATAATAGCTCAGCAATTAACAAAGGCTCGAATTGAGGTAGGCATAAGATTTAGCAAAGCTGTATTAGCTGAAGTTGCTGATATGGAACTTAATGACGCAGCTTTTGAAGTTAAAATTACCTCGTTGTCATTAAAAGATGAATCGGTAAATAATAGTAAATTTGGTCAGAATGGCGTGGATGCAGTTGAGTTTTTATGGAGCGCAAATAAAGGTGAGCCAACTAGACCATTAGTTAAAATAATTAGTGGTGGTGAACTATCGCGCCTAATGTTGGCAGTTAAAAGAGTTTTAGCAGCTCGTGATTTAGTATCTTTATACGTTTTTGATGAAGTAGACACGGGGCTTGGCGGTCGTGCTGCAGATGCTATTGGTCGTAAACTACAAGTTGTAGCTTTCAATCATCAAGCTATAGCAATCACTCACCTGGCACCTATAGCATGTCGAGCTGATTATCATTTGTTTGCAAGTAAAGAAGTACATGAAAGCCGTACGGTTAGTAAGATTGTATCGGTATCAGAAAAAGAACGAGCTACAGAAATTGCTCGTATGATTGATGGCGCTCGTATCACTCAAGCCACTATTGATGCAGCTAAAGCGATGCTTATTCGAGCCAAAACAAACCAGCAGCATAATAAATTTAACTCTCCTTCTCAAATAATTTAAGAAAATTTAAGTTTTCTTAACACTTTACTTGACCAAAGCTTCGTGGCTGGTAATCATACAACCTAATACTTCTTCGTTTTTACTATTTCGTATAGTAAAACGTAATTTAGCGTGAGGTTATTGCTTGCTTATTAACTCCGCTGCACAGACTGATGTTGGGCGTGTTAGAGAAAAAAATGAAGATTCTCATTTTATCTCGAACGAGCTTGGTTTGTATGTAGTCGCCGATGGAATGGGTGGGCACCTTGGCGGCCAAATGGCCTCTGGTTTAGCTGCACAAGCTGTTGCCGATAATATAAAGGTTGTTTTTGAACAACTGTGCAGTGGTTCTGGCATTGAACCAATTGAAAGTTCTCCAGTACCAAAGCTATTAGCAGATGCTGTGCGTGGTGCCTGCGCTACAGTTTTTGATGCAGCGCAAGGTAACCCAGAATTACAAGGAATGGGCACTACGGTCACCACACTATTTATAAATAGCAATCGTGCATTCATTGCCCATGTTGGTGATTCGCGTTGTTATTTGCAACGTGCTGATCGAATTATTCAAATTACCGATGACCATTCTTTAGTAAATGAACAAATCAAAGCGGGTTTAATAACAAGAGAGCAGGGTAGGCAAAGTCGTCTGAAGAATATAATTACACGATCAGTTGGTTTTGAAAGAGATGTAGCTGTTGACACTTTTGCTTTGCCTATACAAGTTAACGATAATCTTCTGCTTTGTTCAGATGGATTAACCAATTTTGTTGATGACACCGAAATTGGCTTAGCCTTAGCAACTCTTGCGATTACTGAAGTACCCTCCAGAATGATTGATCTCGCCAATGAACGTGGCGGAGATGATAATATTACAATTATTTGTGTTTCTTTAGCAGAAGAAGAATAGATATTTTCGTGCGTTAGGTCTTTTTTATGATTAATATATAAATAAATGTATTGTTTTTGTGGTGCAGTTTATTATTGACCAGGTCTTTAGGCCTTTGTTACAGGGACTTTGTGGCGAATAACAAAACCTTCACGGTTATAATTGTTCCCGAACGTTCTTCTAAAGTTCGGCGCATACAAATTCCACGAGCTCGCCTATTTCAGTTGGCTTTGGGGGCGGCTGTCGTGATTGGCATAGCCATGTTTATGGTTGTGCACTACGTGTTTATTATTGATCAAGCTTCACGCAATGGCGTTCTTAAAGACGAAAATGTCGTGCTCAAGGCACGTTTGCGGGTAATGCAAGAAGAAGTCGCCCGAATTGATTCTAACTTGATGAGAATAGGGCAATTATCAGCTAAAATTAGAGCCATTACTGAATTAAATGACCCTGATCGTAATTTAGCCATTGGCCCTGTTTCCACCCCAAAGAAGACCCCAAAAGTTCTTTATGCTCCTGGTGAACGAATCGACGATGAAGATGAAGTTCTTGATTCGAAATTGGCAATGCGTCTAATCGATTCGAAAATAGAAACATTAAGTAGTGAGGTATTACGTCAAGAAAGCAGTATTCGCGATCTTCAAGAGCATTTTGCTGAAGATCAAATGTTGCTTGCCTCAACCCCATCTATTCGTCCGGTAAAATCTCGTTTGCTTACTAGTTCATTTGGCACACGTATAGATCCTTATACCAATCGGCGAGTAATGCATAAAGGTGTTGATTTTGCCGCGGAGCACGGAGCTGCAGTTTTTGCACCAGCTGATGGGATAGTTGTTGCAGTTGGTTATCGTGGTGAATATGGCAAGACGGTAGTTATAGACCATGGTTATGGTATTCAAACACATTATGCTCATTTATCGGATTATAAAGTTAAGATTGGTGATAAAGTACAGCGTGGCCATCTTATTGCCGCAGTTGGTAAAACGGGTCGTACTACAGGTGTACATTTGCATTATGAGGTACGTCTCCATGGCATCCCTCAAGACCCCGAGAAATTTATTCTTGATTAGGGACACCCCCTAAGTATTGTTTATACAAGTAAACCTGCCAGAAAATTGCTCATCTGCAGATCAATTCATAATATTGTCACATGACTAATAAAGGGCGCGTAATTCTCGCCTCGGTATCACCTCGTCGGCGTATGTTATTAGAAGCAGCGTGCCTTGAAGTTGAAGTACGTCCATCTGGGGCAGATGAAAGTTGGCCTGGAGGTGAACTTGCAGAAGGTGCAATAGCCTTAGCGTTACGTAAGTTATCCGCAATAAAAGCAAGCAATGAAATAATAATAGCGGCTGATACTATTGTAGCTTTAGACCAAAATCGTTTTGAAAAACCTACTGATAACGAAGATGCAATTCGTATGTTGACTGTATTAGCCGGTAAAACCCATGAAGTTTATACCGGTTACTGTGTTAGTAAAAACCATCAAATTATCAAAGGGGTTGAACGCACATTAGTTAGTTTTCGTAATTTAAGTGCTGCTGAAATTAAACAGTATGTACGAACTGGAGAATCTTTAGATAAAGCTGGCTCATACGGGATACAGGGTGTTGGCGGCAGTTTAATTCATCGTATTGAAGGTTCATACACAAATGTTATGGGCTTGCCGCTTAAAGAAGTTCTTAGCGCTATTGAGGATGTATCGTGAATATTTTTGAGAACTTGACACAAGTGCGAGATAAAATTGCTAAAAGTGCAAGTTTATGCAACCGTAATCCAGATACAATTAAGCTGATTGTCGTTTCAAAAACTCAGCCCCTTGTTAAGGTGTTTGCCGCCTACGAAGCTGGTGTTAGAGATTTTGGCGAAAATACTGCACAAGGTTTACAAGAAAAGGCGCAGGCTTTTGCTGAGCGTGGGTTATCAGCACGTTGGCACTTTATCGGTCGTTTGCAGACCAATAAGATTAATATAGTATTGCGATATGCCCATATGATTCATTCTGTTGATAGCATTGAATTGGCGCAAGCAATAGCAAAACGAGTTACATCGCAAACGGCGAAAATTTTAATACAAGTCAATATAGGTAAAGAAGCACAAAAAGGTGGGGTTGAACCTGAGCAAGCAGTGCAATTAGCTTTAAATGTTTCTCGCATCAATGGATTAGAGTTGGTTGGACTAATGGGTATCCCCCCATATAATGTGGACCCTAATCCCTATTTTGCTCACATGTCAGATTTAAAAAAAGCACTCATTTCCACCCCCGATGGTATTAAGGCTATTGAACTATCAATGGGTATGACCAGTGATTTTACTGCGGCAATTCAACATGGCGCCACTATGGTTCGTGTTGGTACCGCTATTTTTGGTGAACGTACGTAAACCTGGAGTCTCCACATGAAATTAACTCCGTTAGATATTCAACAGCAACAATTTCGTAAGGTATTTAGGGGTTGTGACCACCGCGAGGTACAGAGTTTTCTTGATGTGGTTTCACAACAAATGGGAGAACTTGTTCGTGAGAATATTGAGCTAAAAAGCGAAGCACGTCGTTTTTTACACGAGCTTGAGGAACATCGTGACCGTGAGGCAACTTTGCGCGAAGCGATGATGACCGCCCAAAAAGCCATTGAAGATATTCGAGAACAAGCCCGCAAAGAAGCTGAAGTAATTATTGGTGAAGCAGAAGGGCGCGCTGAAAAAATAGTGCATAGTGCGCATGCAAGAGTAACCAAGGTTATAGAAGAAATTAATGAACTGAAACGTCAACGAGTCCGAGCCATTGAAGAATTACGTGGTGTGCTGCAAACGCATGTACGCTTACTTGAACTTCATGATCATGAAAGCCATCAAGAGACTCAACAAGCTACCGTAACAGTTTTAGATAGGGTTCGGGCTCCTACACCTCCTTCGCTTGAATCTTTGGCACAAGCTGACCTAATCGGATGAGATAGTAATAGTGATCACTCGCTATCCTGAATGGTTATCGCCTAAGGCTGATGGTATTATGCTTGATGTCTTAATCGCACCACGTGCTTCACGAAATCGTATTATGGGTGTGCATGATAATCGATTAAAAATTCAGCTTACCGCACCTCCGGTAGATGGTAAGGCAAATGATGCTTTAATTCGATTTTTAGCTGAATCATTAGCTATTTCACGTGCACAAATTGAAATTGTCGGGGGGGCGACTAATCGACGTAAAACAGTTAGATTATCTGGAATACCGTCTCATTTAGCGTTGCTTAAGTTGAGTCCACCAGCAGCAGAATGAAGGTTTTAATAGGGACACCCCACGAACTGCGGAATTTTTTAAAA is a genomic window containing:
- a CDS encoding DUF2341 domain-containing protein, producing the protein MKFVFAWFWIIALIFVNSCVEIKRQYNGWSCTADTDCLAGYVCDLDNSVCVSCIDHDDDHYGQGLQCLGADCDDSNPEVNLDCSSITHITKIDCSVPTCIDNDGDGVGDGTCGNSSCVIATTDSNDNDSRRCTNLDSDTCDDCNSGKWDPFKDGSDGQDCGGGVVTPTDTDNDGVDDIDDPYPNDPTRCRDVDKDTCDDCSKVRNPPDPYNDGQDSNDNGICDLATWYDTNWQYLKNITLNRAAQNTNLSNFPVLIATTDIDLANKATSRGNDIVFTTVDGKTTLNWEIERWDKSSGQLIAWVKIPTLSGSGNTIISMYYGNSNASSQQNPTGVWDINYMGVWHLANNTNTGTASILDSTANHNNGTMENAISEKRVDNAKVGYGVAFDGTNDLINVGSNPSLDNLSIYTFSGWMITDGLGTGVKQRFINKTPSGTYDYGQNQFSIFRDSDNEYLYARRYRDTSELGVISPSASVPLSQWNHVVAVFDVPNDSAEIWINGVQRGAIDSTGAGGIKDDASYDLLIGNNPGASRGFAGTLDEWRISNTARSSAWIITSFNNQNDPSSFYVFSNEEPIPN
- the recN gene encoding DNA repair protein RecN, translated to MLVHLKIRDLAIIDTIEIDFPPGFTVITGETGAGKSIIIDALIVVLGGRVSSDLIRSGAKEAEVEAIFDISKQPLIRARLEQRDLIGDDPDSLLIRRVVSSKGKSKVLINSYLSTVATLSEIVRGLVDMSGQHEQLSLLDTERHLEILDAFGELDEIKANYSKAYNYLLNINKELDNLTKSSEENLKRADFLRFQIEEIERLNPKPGEDSEIDVERRRLSNAEKLHNGAMAAESLLYGEDGSAFDKLGKATAEVESLARIDDELTSMLEPLFAAKRNIEEVTRLLQRYGDRIEADPTRLEWLEDRANSLTHLMRKHGGSLEEVLNRRDAMENELTNLDNAEDRISTLEAEELLAKQQLEIIAQQLTKARIEVGIRFSKAVLAEVADMELNDAAFEVKITSLSLKDESVNNSKFGQNGVDAVEFLWSANKGEPTRPLVKIISGGELSRLMLAVKRVLAARDLVSLYVFDEVDTGLGGRAADAIGRKLQVVAFNHQAIAITHLAPIACRADYHLFASKEVHESRTVSKIVSVSEKERATEIARMIDGARITQATIDAAKAMLIRAKTNQQHNKFNSPSQII
- a CDS encoding Stp1/IreP family PP2C-type Ser/Thr phosphatase, which translates into the protein MLINSAAQTDVGRVREKNEDSHFISNELGLYVVADGMGGHLGGQMASGLAAQAVADNIKVVFEQLCSGSGIEPIESSPVPKLLADAVRGACATVFDAAQGNPELQGMGTTVTTLFINSNRAFIAHVGDSRCYLQRADRIIQITDDHSLVNEQIKAGLITREQGRQSRLKNIITRSVGFERDVAVDTFALPIQVNDNLLLCSDGLTNFVDDTEIGLALATLAITEVPSRMIDLANERGGDDNITIICVSLAEEE
- a CDS encoding peptidoglycan DD-metalloendopeptidase family protein: MANNKTFTVIIVPERSSKVRRIQIPRARLFQLALGAAVVIGIAMFMVVHYVFIIDQASRNGVLKDENVVLKARLRVMQEEVARIDSNLMRIGQLSAKIRAITELNDPDRNLAIGPVSTPKKTPKVLYAPGERIDDEDEVLDSKLAMRLIDSKIETLSSEVLRQESSIRDLQEHFAEDQMLLASTPSIRPVKSRLLTSSFGTRIDPYTNRRVMHKGVDFAAEHGAAVFAPADGIVVAVGYRGEYGKTVVIDHGYGIQTHYAHLSDYKVKIGDKVQRGHLIAAVGKTGRTTGVHLHYEVRLHGIPQDPEKFILD
- the maf gene encoding septum formation protein Maf; amino-acid sequence: MTNKGRVILASVSPRRRMLLEAACLEVEVRPSGADESWPGGELAEGAIALALRKLSAIKASNEIIIAADTIVALDQNRFEKPTDNEDAIRMLTVLAGKTHEVYTGYCVSKNHQIIKGVERTLVSFRNLSAAEIKQYVRTGESLDKAGSYGIQGVGGSLIHRIEGSYTNVMGLPLKEVLSAIEDVS
- a CDS encoding YggS family pyridoxal phosphate-dependent enzyme; the encoded protein is MNIFENLTQVRDKIAKSASLCNRNPDTIKLIVVSKTQPLVKVFAAYEAGVRDFGENTAQGLQEKAQAFAERGLSARWHFIGRLQTNKINIVLRYAHMIHSVDSIELAQAIAKRVTSQTAKILIQVNIGKEAQKGGVEPEQAVQLALNVSRINGLELVGLMGIPPYNVDPNPYFAHMSDLKKALISTPDGIKAIELSMGMTSDFTAAIQHGATMVRVGTAIFGERT
- a CDS encoding DivIVA domain-containing protein — protein: MKLTPLDIQQQQFRKVFRGCDHREVQSFLDVVSQQMGELVRENIELKSEARRFLHELEEHRDREATLREAMMTAQKAIEDIREQARKEAEVIIGEAEGRAEKIVHSAHARVTKVIEEINELKRQRVRAIEELRGVLQTHVRLLELHDHESHQETQQATVTVLDRVRAPTPPSLESLAQADLIG
- a CDS encoding YggU family protein, yielding MLDVLIAPRASRNRIMGVHDNRLKIQLTAPPVDGKANDALIRFLAESLAISRAQIEIVGGATNRRKTVRLSGIPSHLALLKLSPPAAE